From the Paenibacillus sp. MMS20-IR301 genome, the window AGTTAAAAGAAGAACCCGATTACTATATTTTATCGTTTCACGGTATCCCCCGCCGCTACGCCGAGACCGGAGACCCCTATCCGCAGCAGTGCCATGAGACAGGCCGTCTGCTGGCTGAGGCGATGGGCTGGGCCCCTGACCGCTGGCAGCTTACGTTCCAGTCCCGCTTCGGGCCTGAGAAATGGGTAGGGCCGTCCACCGCCGATACCCTCACCGGGCTTAGCGGACGCGGGATCCGCCGGCCGCTGGTTTTCTCCCCCGGGCTTGTGACGGACTGCCTCGAGACGCTGCATGAGCTTGCAGTCGAAGGAAGGGAGCTGTATGCTTCAGGCGGCGGTACGGCCGGGAATTTAAGCGTTGCCCCCTGCCTGAATGATGACAGTGAATGGATGGCTTTTCTCAGCGGACTGGTGAACGGTACAGCGCAGGGCTGGCTTCAGCCGGCGGAAGCTGCGGATGGATCCCATTTGCCTGACTGATAATGGAAGGCGCCTGATGGTAGAACTCCCCCATATCTTTTTAACAAAAAACCGCCCGTCCGCAAGTAAGTTATTCACTCCTGCAGCCGGGCGGTTCATTTATAGGCAATTCATGTTCACTCTGTCTATTCTTCCATTATATTATCATGCAGTCAGCTGTTTATATTTGGCAGTCAGTTCCTCGAACCACTGTTTGTCCTGCAGCGACAAAGCGAAGTCAATCAGCTCGGCAATCTCGCCCGGCTGCAGCTCCGGTGAATCATTGAAGCTGATCTCGGCTGAAGCAACCGCTGTACCTTCTGCACCATCCGCGAAGTCATAAGAGAACTTCAGCTTGATATCACTCTCGAGAAACTCATTCCGCAGGAAGTAGAGCACCTCGCACATCAATACAGGTCTGACATGATTATCGAAGACACAATCCATCACCTTGGCCCAATAATGCTGGTTGCTGAGATGGAGCTTATCATTGGTCAAAAGATATTGCTCACCCTG encodes:
- a CDS encoding IDEAL domain-containing protein, with amino-acid sequence MNITRKQIAGIFKMEPVELKFVNDFQGEQYLLTNDKLHLSNQHYWAKVMDCVFDNHVRPVLMCEVLYFLRNEFLESDIKLKFSYDFADGAEGTAVASAEISFNDSPELQPGEIAELIDFALSLQDKQWFEELTAKYKQLTA